One Fundidesulfovibrio soli genomic region harbors:
- a CDS encoding adenylyl-sulfate reductase subunit alpha produces MPRMVQNPTSLDAVETVQVDCDILIIGGGNAGCFSAVEAAKLDPSLKVVIMEKAHIMRSGACSAGMDAINTYIPEGKTPEDLVRWCRSQVGGGPIREDLALSNARELNESVDDLERWGLPILRDAEGKIRYRGAWDISIHGEQLKPIMAEKAIEAGARIYNRVACTQLLMDGGRCVGALGFGVRDGKFYVFNAKATINATGGAAGLYKSYTADATDSHHQIWMCPYCVGTGYAVGIRQGAEMTSMEQRWVATRTKDFCGPVDTISVGYKAPIINAKGERIMKQRYAHLGADKAPRYIRANAPMEEWLAGRGPTYCDTRGMEPELAKQMMTDYLNERPSFVLFLASRGQDPVKEPIEIYGSDPYIVGGHTQSGFWVDMERMTTIPGLFAAGETAGGNPNKFVGGCAAEGKLALRGAADYIKGLELPEPDAAQIEAEKARVFAPLLRGEGFDGLRALEMEERLQRLMDEYAGGTSQFYRTNEERLDYALKHLAMLREQTKYLAATDLHDLMSVHEVIDRIDVAEVLCHHLKFRKETRWQGWQTRADYPEVDPAYDCHVESRRNMATGEIETFTRPYEQLVPGDRYKP; encoded by the coding sequence ATGCCCCGCATGGTTCAAAATCCCACCAGCCTGGACGCCGTCGAAACCGTCCAGGTGGACTGCGACATCCTGATCATCGGCGGCGGCAACGCCGGCTGCTTCTCCGCCGTGGAGGCCGCCAAGCTCGACCCCTCGCTCAAGGTCGTCATCATGGAGAAGGCCCACATCATGCGCTCCGGCGCGTGCTCGGCGGGCATGGACGCCATCAACACCTACATCCCCGAAGGCAAGACCCCCGAGGACCTGGTGCGCTGGTGCCGTTCCCAGGTGGGCGGCGGCCCCATCCGGGAGGACCTGGCCCTCTCCAACGCCCGCGAGCTCAATGAATCCGTGGACGACCTGGAGCGCTGGGGCCTGCCCATCCTGCGGGACGCCGAGGGCAAGATCCGCTACCGGGGCGCCTGGGACATCTCCATCCACGGCGAGCAGCTCAAGCCCATCATGGCCGAGAAGGCCATCGAGGCTGGAGCCCGGATCTACAACCGCGTGGCCTGCACCCAGCTGCTCATGGACGGCGGACGCTGCGTGGGCGCGCTGGGCTTCGGCGTGCGCGACGGCAAGTTCTACGTGTTCAACGCCAAGGCCACCATCAACGCCACGGGCGGCGCGGCCGGGCTCTACAAGAGCTACACCGCCGACGCCACGGACAGCCATCACCAGATCTGGATGTGCCCCTACTGCGTGGGCACCGGCTACGCCGTGGGCATCCGGCAGGGCGCCGAGATGACATCCATGGAGCAGCGCTGGGTCGCCACCCGCACCAAGGACTTCTGCGGCCCCGTGGACACCATCTCCGTGGGCTACAAGGCTCCCATCATCAACGCCAAGGGCGAGCGAATCATGAAGCAGCGCTACGCCCACCTGGGCGCGGACAAGGCTCCGCGCTACATCCGCGCCAACGCCCCCATGGAGGAGTGGCTGGCCGGGCGCGGCCCCACCTACTGCGACACGCGCGGCATGGAGCCGGAGCTGGCCAAGCAGATGATGACCGACTACCTTAACGAGCGCCCCAGCTTCGTGCTCTTCCTGGCCAGCCGCGGCCAGGACCCCGTGAAGGAGCCCATCGAGATCTACGGCTCCGACCCGTACATCGTGGGCGGGCACACCCAGTCCGGCTTCTGGGTGGACATGGAGCGCATGACCACCATCCCGGGCCTGTTCGCCGCCGGGGAAACCGCCGGGGGCAACCCCAACAAGTTCGTGGGCGGCTGCGCGGCCGAGGGCAAGCTGGCCCTGCGCGGAGCGGCGGACTACATCAAGGGGCTCGAGCTGCCCGAACCCGACGCCGCGCAGATCGAGGCGGAGAAGGCCCGCGTGTTCGCGCCCCTGCTGCGCGGGGAGGGCTTCGACGGCCTGCGCGCCCTGGAGATGGAGGAGCGCCTGCAGCGGCTCATGGACGAGTACGCGGGCGGCACCAGCCAGTTCTACCGCACCAACGAGGAGCGGCTGGACTACGCGCTGAAACACCTGGCCATGCTCCGGGAGCAGACGAAATACCTGGCGGCCACGGACCTGCACGACCTGATGAGCGTGCACGAGGTCATCGACCGCATCGACGTGGCCGAGGTGCTCTGCCACCACCTGAAGTTCCGCAAGGAGACCCGCTGGCAGGGCTGGCAGACCCGCGCCGACTACCCGGAAGTGGACCCCGCCTACGACTGCCACGTGGAGAGCCGCAGGAACATGGCCACGGGAGAGATCGAGACCTTCACCCGGCCCTACGAGCAGCTGGTGCCCGGCGACCGCTACAAGCCCTAA
- a CDS encoding 4Fe-4S binding protein, whose product MPPIVDPKKCNGCEGREESFCEEACPGDLMYVGADGKSHCHANRDCWDCMSCVKMCPRNAIETRIPYQLGYHKATLKPIMGKNSITWKCTDIHGQTVTYKYRNRLDIED is encoded by the coding sequence ATGCCGCCTATTGTCGATCCGAAGAAGTGCAACGGCTGTGAAGGCCGCGAGGAATCTTTCTGCGAGGAGGCCTGCCCGGGCGACCTGATGTACGTCGGCGCGGACGGAAAATCCCACTGCCACGCCAACCGGGACTGCTGGGACTGCATGTCCTGCGTGAAGATGTGCCCGCGAAACGCCATCGAGACGCGCATCCCCTACCAGCTGGGCTACCACAAGGCCACGCTGAAACCCATCATGGGCAAGAACAGCATCACCTGGAAGTGCACGGACATCCACGGCCAGACCGTGACCTACAAGTACCGCAACCGCCTGGACATTGAGGACTGA
- a CDS encoding arsenate reductase ArsC: MSQKMRVLFLCTGNSCRSQMAEGFARALRSPEIEPWSAGIMKHGMNPRAVKAMAEAGVDISGQTSKTVDELPVKEFDFVVTLCDHAKEHCPILPGAGRIMHAQFDDPPSLAAGASSEEEVMGHYRRVRDEIKAFVMNFPPAG; the protein is encoded by the coding sequence ATGAGTCAGAAGATGAGGGTGCTGTTCCTGTGCACCGGCAACTCCTGCCGGAGCCAGATGGCGGAAGGGTTCGCGCGGGCCTTGCGCTCCCCGGAGATCGAGCCCTGGTCGGCCGGGATCATGAAGCACGGGATGAACCCCAGGGCCGTGAAGGCCATGGCCGAGGCCGGGGTGGACATCTCCGGCCAGACCTCCAAGACCGTGGACGAACTGCCTGTGAAGGAGTTCGACTTCGTGGTCACCCTGTGCGACCACGCCAAGGAGCACTGCCCGATCCTGCCGGGGGCGGGCAGGATCATGCACGCCCAGTTCGACGACCCGCCCTCCCTGGCCGCCGGAGCCTCCTCCGAGGAGGAGGTCATGGGCCACTACCGGCGGGTGCGCGACGAGATAAAGGCGTTCGTCATGAACTTTCCGCCCGCTGGATGA
- a CDS encoding Crp/Fnr family transcriptional regulator, whose amino-acid sequence MAPDTPHMDWHLIKGGFFDGLEREFEAFRALAATRRVKKNDIIFFENDRCTRCYYLDHGSVKIFRISLHGKEPTFFIRSPGEMFGLAEIVGGETRKCSAQAISDGVILEVGRKEFLDLMLDHPLLARRAIEVLGRRIRYLTGQLENLMTCGVATRLLKLLVCLSHDEIAQAKGGPVDVPAKLTQGQMASMTGSCQQTVSETLASFEERGLIKVTRRSITLLDPSAILEELSRMEN is encoded by the coding sequence ATGGCCCCCGACACCCCCCACATGGACTGGCACCTGATCAAAGGCGGCTTCTTCGACGGCCTGGAGCGCGAGTTCGAGGCCTTCAGGGCCTTGGCCGCCACGCGGCGCGTGAAGAAGAACGACATCATCTTCTTCGAGAACGACCGCTGCACCCGCTGCTACTACCTGGACCACGGCTCGGTGAAGATTTTCCGCATCTCCCTGCACGGCAAGGAGCCCACCTTCTTCATCCGCTCCCCGGGCGAGATGTTCGGCCTGGCCGAGATCGTGGGAGGGGAGACGCGCAAGTGCTCGGCCCAGGCCATCTCGGACGGCGTCATCCTTGAGGTGGGCCGCAAGGAGTTTCTGGACCTGATGCTCGATCACCCCCTGCTGGCCCGGCGCGCCATCGAGGTGCTGGGGCGGCGCATCCGTTACCTTACGGGGCAGCTCGAGAACCTGATGACCTGCGGCGTGGCCACCCGCCTGCTCAAGCTGCTGGTCTGCCTCTCCCACGACGAGATCGCCCAGGCCAAGGGCGGCCCCGTGGACGTTCCCGCCAAACTCACCCAGGGTCAGATGGCCTCCATGACCGGCTCCTGCCAGCAGACCGTCAGCGAGACGCTGGCCTCCTTCGAGGAGCGCGGGCTCATCAAGGTCACGCGCCGCAGCATCACCCTCCTGGACCCGTCGGCCATCCTGGAAGAGCTCTCCCGCATGGAAAACTGA